A genomic window from Companilactobacillus alimentarius DSM 20249 includes:
- a CDS encoding GntR family transcriptional regulator: protein MAYKYKEVADGIRADIKSGKYVPGELMPDQNQIAKNYNTTRITVHKALQLLIVEGMVYSKRGSGTYVRKDYISDDKNGKSGEVSPIDKPLGATLTNQGKKVTSKVLELSARIPTKRESEQLIIPATEPVYVIRRVRYVNDVIFAYEHTIMPTSITTLTKKVLEGSIYGHLLKDNLSIEGSHRRVSADAASQEDIETGIAEKVGEPVLVINQLSYLADGQPFEISESRFPYKTSSITADITL, encoded by the coding sequence ATGGCATACAAATATAAAGAAGTTGCTGATGGTATCCGTGCCGACATTAAATCGGGTAAATACGTACCTGGAGAATTGATGCCTGACCAAAACCAAATTGCAAAAAACTATAATACAACTCGTATCACTGTTCACAAAGCTCTACAACTATTGATCGTTGAAGGAATGGTTTATTCTAAACGTGGTTCTGGTACTTACGTTCGTAAAGATTATATTTCTGACGATAAAAACGGCAAATCTGGCGAAGTTTCACCAATTGATAAACCTTTAGGTGCCACTCTAACTAATCAAGGTAAAAAAGTAACCAGTAAAGTATTAGAATTATCAGCACGAATTCCAACCAAAAGGGAATCCGAACAATTGATAATTCCTGCGACTGAACCGGTCTATGTAATTCGTCGTGTACGTTACGTCAATGATGTGATTTTTGCTTATGAACATACAATCATGCCAACTTCAATTACGACTTTAACGAAAAAAGTTCTTGAGGGCTCTATCTATGGTCATCTCTTAAAAGATAATCTAAGTATTGAAGGATCACATCGAAGAGTTAGTGCAGATGCAGCGTCACAAGAGGATATTGAAACTGGTATTGCTGAAAAAGTTGGCGAGCCTGTTTTAGTGATCAATCAATTGAGCTATCTAGCTGATGGTCAA
- a CDS encoding glycoside hydrolase family 1 protein yields MTDKLPKNFFWGNSTSSMQTEGAWNIGGKGKSVYDIRPATKDASDWHDAIDEYHCYDEDFDLMAKQGMNCYRFQISWSRVNPLGDGEFNEEGIEFYNKLIDALLARNITPMICLYHFDMPLHLAEEYNGFLSRHVVDAFVRYGTEMVKRFGDRVKYWVTFNEQNLYHMSEAFRIAGYLKGDKTDDELYQISHHVMLAHAGVANYVHEETDCKIGGMLAYSEVYPASPNPKDILYARQINEFLNRDLLDVFVYGRYSNEVMTYVKNHHIDMDYQADDDKTLIKVTSDFIAFSYYRSDTISAEQVPEGTIPNYYLDQGVKKNPYLEISEFGWQIDPLGSRDILTKVYNEYNVPMFPIENGIGVREDFDGSEIQDDYRIKYHRDHIQAMKDAIFEDGVEVLGYLGWGLIDIPSSSGNMDKRYGTVYVNRTNHDLKDMKRIPKKSYWWLKHVIETNGGDLSDLK; encoded by the coding sequence ATGACAGATAAATTGCCGAAGAATTTCTTTTGGGGTAATTCAACCTCCAGTATGCAAACCGAAGGTGCTTGGAATATTGGTGGTAAAGGTAAATCCGTTTATGATATAAGACCAGCTACAAAGGATGCTTCAGATTGGCATGATGCGATTGATGAATATCATTGTTATGACGAAGATTTCGACTTGATGGCTAAGCAAGGAATGAATTGCTATAGATTTCAGATTTCTTGGAGTCGAGTAAATCCTTTAGGCGATGGCGAATTCAATGAAGAGGGTATTGAATTCTATAACAAATTAATTGATGCATTATTAGCTAGAAACATCACGCCGATGATTTGCTTATACCATTTCGACATGCCGCTACATTTGGCAGAAGAGTATAACGGATTCTTGTCACGTCATGTTGTGGATGCCTTCGTCCGTTATGGTACAGAAATGGTCAAACGTTTTGGTGATCGCGTTAAGTATTGGGTCACTTTCAATGAACAGAATCTCTATCATATGAGTGAAGCTTTCCGAATTGCTGGTTATTTAAAGGGTGATAAAACAGATGACGAATTGTATCAAATTAGCCATCACGTTATGTTAGCTCACGCTGGCGTTGCTAATTACGTTCATGAGGAAACTGATTGTAAAATTGGGGGGATGTTGGCTTACAGTGAAGTTTATCCAGCCTCACCGAATCCAAAAGATATTTTATATGCGCGTCAAATCAATGAGTTCTTGAATCGTGATTTATTAGATGTTTTCGTCTATGGTCGTTATTCCAATGAAGTTATGACCTATGTTAAGAATCATCATATTGATATGGATTATCAAGCAGATGATGATAAAACTTTGATTAAGGTAACTTCAGATTTCATTGCCTTCAGTTATTATCGTAGCGACACTATTAGTGCAGAACAAGTTCCAGAGGGGACCATTCCTAACTACTACTTGGACCAAGGAGTTAAGAAAAATCCATATTTGGAAATTTCAGAATTTGGTTGGCAAATTGACCCACTAGGCTCTAGAGATATCTTAACGAAAGTCTATAACGAGTATAACGTACCAATGTTTCCTATTGAAAATGGTATTGGTGTTCGTGAGGACTTTGATGGCAGTGAAATTCAAGATGATTACCGTATCAAGTATCACCGTGACCATATTCAAGCAATGAAAGATGCCATTTTTGAAGATGGCGTTGAGGTCTTAGGTTACTTAGGTTGGGGGTTGATCGATATTCCTAGTTCAAGCGGCAATATGGATAAGCGTTACGGAACAGTCTATGTTAACCGAACAAATCATGATTTAAAGGATATGAAACGGATTCCTAAAAAAAGTTATTGGTGGTTGAAACATGTCATCGAAACTAATGGAGGTGATTTGTCAGATTTGAAATAG
- a CDS encoding PTS sugar transporter subunit IIC, producing MSLQNSKVADKFATFAAKMGAQIHLRSLRDAFATIMPLYILAGLAVLLNNTVFTWIFKGKTLLQVQYWGTLLSNATLNISGILIAAMIGYCLAKNRRFDNPISAALVSMSALITMMPNTVKLIPDGAKKAVDISAVLPYTNLGTGAMFAGVIVGLLATEAFVRISRIKKLQVHLGENVPPAVGKSFDVLIPTIIVLSCSAIISALLYNLSGMNLINLITTFIQEPLRHIGTGIWGVIILYSLGNLLWLFGIHQSVIYSSILEPLLIINITQNIAAYNAGKAIPNIINVSQVQTYGLMGGSGSTLCLLVATFLVGHSAVTKNVSKLSIAPGIFNINEPVIFGYPIVYNVALAIPFVLVPVMGLVISYVTTTLGWMNPCVIQVPWTTPIGFSAFLATAGDWRAVVIQLITFVLGVLVYIPFVMINDKVLKKENDNAAVAGDVQEA from the coding sequence ATGTCATTACAGAATTCAAAAGTAGCTGATAAGTTTGCTACGTTTGCAGCTAAAATGGGTGCCCAAATTCATCTACGTTCTCTACGTGATGCGTTTGCCACTATCATGCCGCTTTATATCCTAGCTGGATTAGCGGTTTTGTTAAATAACACCGTCTTTACTTGGATTTTTAAAGGAAAGACTTTGTTGCAGGTTCAATATTGGGGAACATTATTGAGTAATGCGACATTAAATATTTCAGGTATTCTGATTGCCGCTATGATTGGATATTGTCTAGCTAAAAATAGACGCTTTGATAATCCTATCTCTGCTGCATTAGTATCAATGTCCGCATTGATCACAATGATGCCAAATACAGTTAAATTGATTCCAGATGGAGCTAAGAAAGCAGTTGATATTTCTGCTGTTCTACCATATACAAACTTAGGTACAGGAGCAATGTTTGCCGGTGTTATCGTTGGTTTGCTTGCTACTGAAGCTTTTGTTAGAATTTCTAGAATTAAAAAATTACAAGTTCACTTAGGTGAAAATGTTCCACCAGCTGTTGGTAAATCATTCGATGTTTTGATTCCAACGATCATCGTTTTGTCATGTTCAGCTATTATTTCAGCACTACTTTATAATTTATCAGGAATGAACTTGATCAACCTGATCACAACCTTTATTCAGGAACCATTGCGCCATATCGGTACAGGTATCTGGGGAGTTATCATTCTTTACTCACTAGGTAACTTACTATGGTTGTTCGGTATTCACCAATCAGTTATTTACAGTTCAATCCTAGAACCATTGTTGATTATTAATATTACTCAAAACATTGCCGCATATAATGCTGGTAAAGCTATTCCTAATATTATCAACGTTTCCCAAGTTCAAACATACGGTTTAATGGGTGGTTCAGGATCAACACTTTGTTTACTAGTTGCAACATTCTTAGTCGGACATAGCGCCGTTACAAAGAACGTTTCAAAATTGTCAATTGCTCCTGGTATTTTCAATATCAATGAGCCCGTTATTTTCGGATATCCAATTGTTTATAACGTCGCTTTAGCTATTCCATTTGTACTTGTACCAGTTATGGGATTAGTAATCAGTTACGTTACAACAACATTAGGTTGGATGAATCCTTGTGTTATTCAAGTTCCATGGACGACACCAATTGGATTCAGTGCATTTCTAGCTACCGCCGGTGATTGGCGTGCAGTTGTCATTCAATTGATCACATTTGTCTTGGGCGTTTTGGTTTATATTCCATTCGTCATGATTAATGATAAAGTTCTTAAGAAGGAAAATGATAACGCCGCTGTTGCAGGTGATGTTCAAGAGGCATAG
- a CDS encoding C69 family dipeptidase, which produces MTDRIELSACTSIMVGKKASMDGATYISRNEDRLNAIYPKRVIVQPAVSNRHETYVSAYNKMTMPYPESGYRYTSTPSVDQTTGPNEEDGFNEKNVGMSATESVYANEKVLACDPYVKNGLAEDSLATLVLPYIDSAREGVKYLGKLVAEYGSTEGNGLQFNDKDEVWYMEVVTGHQWVAVRIPDDSYAVAANQVAIQDIDFEDSDNYMWADGIQNFVEKNNLNPDFDRWDFRHIFGTDTEKDHHYNTPRVWFAQSFLNPSIEQDPESAEIPFIRKPERKITVEDIQYILKSHYNETKYDPLGSGNEHDKKTYRAISLSRTANSHILQMRDSDKNGAAGVEWTGFGIPSFCPQVPFFTNAKEIDESYSYTPEKLDLKSAYWLYTTLAMVVESHYAEFVEQNLDYQKSLSQWAREKIAEVDKKAESMTGSALTDYLTEQNKQIAKHYNDAARTHLADLVTQGAELSKLTFKMDPNL; this is translated from the coding sequence ATGACAGACCGAATTGAATTATCAGCTTGCACTTCCATCATGGTTGGTAAGAAAGCTTCTATGGATGGTGCCACATATATTTCTAGAAATGAGGATCGTCTCAATGCAATTTATCCTAAACGTGTGATTGTACAACCTGCAGTTTCAAATCGCCATGAGACTTATGTTTCAGCTTATAACAAGATGACAATGCCTTATCCAGAAAGTGGTTATCGTTATACGTCGACACCAAGTGTCGATCAAACTACTGGTCCTAATGAAGAAGACGGCTTCAATGAGAAAAATGTTGGAATGAGCGCTACTGAAAGTGTTTATGCTAATGAAAAAGTTTTGGCTTGCGATCCTTATGTGAAAAATGGTCTAGCTGAGGATTCATTGGCAACGTTGGTTTTGCCATATATTGATTCTGCCCGCGAGGGTGTGAAGTATTTGGGTAAACTAGTTGCTGAGTATGGATCAACAGAAGGAAATGGTCTTCAATTCAACGATAAAGATGAAGTTTGGTATATGGAAGTTGTTACCGGACATCAATGGGTTGCGGTTCGTATTCCTGATGATAGTTATGCAGTAGCTGCCAATCAAGTTGCAATCCAAGATATTGATTTTGAAGACTCAGACAATTATATGTGGGCTGATGGAATTCAGAATTTTGTTGAAAAAAATAATTTGAATCCTGATTTTGATCGTTGGGATTTCAGACATATTTTTGGAACAGACACTGAAAAAGATCACCATTACAATACGCCTAGAGTTTGGTTTGCCCAGAGTTTTCTTAATCCCTCCATTGAACAAGATCCAGAATCAGCTGAAATTCCTTTCATTAGAAAACCCGAAAGAAAAATTACAGTAGAGGATATTCAATATATTTTGAAGTCACACTATAATGAAACTAAATATGATCCACTGGGCAGTGGCAATGAACATGACAAAAAGACTTATCGAGCAATTTCATTATCAAGAACAGCCAATTCACATATTTTACAAATGCGAGATTCTGATAAAAATGGAGCTGCTGGAGTAGAGTGGACTGGCTTTGGTATTCCTAGCTTCTGTCCGCAAGTGCCATTCTTTACTAATGCTAAAGAAATTGACGAGTCATACAGTTATACACCTGAGAAGCTGGATTTGAAGAGTGCTTATTGGTTGTACACGACTTTAGCAATGGTAGTAGAAAGCCATTATGCAGAATTTGTGGAACAAAATTTGGATTATCAAAAATCGTTGTCACAATGGGCCAGAGAAAAGATTGCTGAAGTAGATAAAAAAGCCGAGTCCATGACGGGATCAGCTTTGACTGACTATTTAACAGAACAAAACAAACAGATTGCTAAGCATTATAATGATGCGGCAAGAACACACTTAGCAGACTTAGTGACACAAGGTGCTGAGTTAAGTAAATTAACATTTAAAATGGACCCTAATCTTTAA
- a CDS encoding C69 family dipeptidase: MKRHTHSACTSIMVGRKASIDGSSYIARNEDNFFAIWPKKFYIQKAMINDGKVYTSANNNFSLPLPKKAYRYSTSPDANPVEGLYEEDGINEKNVGMSATESVTANEKVLAYDPLVEDGIAEDSITTVVLPYIDSAREGVERLGEIISKYGSAESNGIEFFDEKEIWYMEVATGHQWVAIRIPDDCYVVAANQIGIEDIDFTDTNNYLWSDGIDEFVEKYQLNPDFNRWDFRHIFGTNTKKDRHYNTPRVWYGQKTLNPSIEQDPESSELPFLRKAEKKISVEDIQSILSSHYNETQFDPLGSGSEEDKKRYRAISLSRTENSHILQLRHNNSKNQAIEWKALGVPSFSPYVPFFTNANTIDESYGYAPEKLDLKSAYWLYETLNMVVESHYSDFVELNLDYQKELSSWARRRIFEVDEQAQKLSGSKLTDYLTEQNRQIAEHFNKETKVHLDDLITKGAELSKLTFKMDPNL, from the coding sequence ATGAAAAGACATACCCATTCGGCCTGTACTTCAATCATGGTAGGAAGAAAAGCCTCTATTGACGGATCGAGTTATATTGCTCGAAATGAGGATAACTTTTTTGCCATCTGGCCAAAGAAATTTTATATTCAAAAAGCAATGATTAACGATGGAAAAGTTTATACTTCAGCAAATAATAATTTTTCGTTACCCTTACCAAAGAAAGCCTATCGATACAGTACTTCACCTGATGCCAATCCCGTTGAAGGACTGTATGAAGAGGATGGTATCAATGAGAAAAACGTCGGGATGAGTGCAACTGAAAGCGTCACGGCTAATGAAAAAGTTTTGGCCTATGATCCTTTAGTTGAGGATGGAATTGCTGAAGACTCAATCACAACTGTTGTCTTGCCTTATATTGACTCTGCTCGTGAAGGAGTTGAGCGTTTAGGTGAAATAATTTCCAAATATGGTTCTGCGGAAAGTAACGGGATAGAATTCTTTGATGAAAAAGAAATTTGGTATATGGAAGTGGCTACGGGACATCAATGGGTAGCAATTAGAATTCCTGATGACTGTTATGTTGTAGCTGCCAATCAAATTGGAATTGAAGATATAGACTTTACAGATACCAATAATTATTTATGGTCAGATGGAATTGATGAATTTGTAGAAAAGTATCAGTTGAATCCTGATTTTAATCGTTGGGATTTTAGGCATATCTTTGGAACTAATACGAAAAAAGATCGTCATTACAACACGCCGCGTGTTTGGTATGGTCAAAAAACTTTGAATCCTAGTATTGAACAGGATCCAGAATCTTCTGAGTTACCATTTTTAAGAAAAGCTGAAAAGAAAATTTCAGTGGAGGATATCCAATCAATTTTGTCCTCACATTATAATGAAACACAATTTGATCCATTGGGTAGCGGAAGTGAAGAAGATAAGAAGAGATATCGAGCTATTTCACTTTCGAGAACTGAAAATTCACATATTCTACAATTACGCCATAATAATTCAAAGAATCAGGCAATCGAATGGAAAGCACTGGGAGTTCCTAGCTTTAGCCCATATGTTCCATTCTTTACCAATGCGAATACGATTGATGAATCATATGGCTATGCACCTGAGAAATTAGATTTGAAGAGTGCTTACTGGTTGTATGAAACTTTGAATATGGTTGTCGAGAGTCATTATTCTGATTTTGTGGAGCTCAACCTCGATTATCAAAAAGAACTATCGTCATGGGCTAGAAGACGTATTTTTGAAGTCGATGAGCAAGCTCAAAAATTATCCGGTTCAAAACTAACTGATTATTTAACAGAACAGAATAGACAAATTGCTGAGCATTTTAATAAAGAAACTAAGGTACATTTAGATGATTTAATAACTAAAGGTGCAGAATTATCAAAATTGACTTTTAAGATGGATCCAAATTTGTAG
- a CDS encoding ClbS/DfsB family four-helix bundle protein — MKGSEGMQVYKNSEELIDQIKESYHKFIDEYEGITDDVADERIEQVDKTPREMLSYQVGWINMILSWEKAEAGGENITTPTPGYKWDQMRQLYHDFNIKYGSNGLGNEEEELSSTVDELISWIENMTHDELFKPGERKWATTKAMWPVAKWIRINAVSPFNNYSRQVRKWKNFNLRDKKTVNS; from the coding sequence ATGAAAGGTAGCGAAGGTATGCAGGTATATAAAAATTCTGAAGAATTGATAGACCAAATCAAAGAGAGTTATCATAAATTCATTGATGAATATGAGGGTATAACAGATGATGTTGCCGATGAAAGAATTGAGCAAGTGGATAAAACTCCACGTGAAATGCTCTCATATCAAGTCGGATGGATTAATATGATTTTATCATGGGAAAAAGCTGAGGCCGGTGGTGAAAATATCACAACCCCAACTCCCGGATATAAGTGGGATCAAATGCGTCAGTTATACCATGATTTCAATATTAAATATGGTTCAAATGGTTTAGGCAATGAAGAAGAGGAATTAAGTAGTACTGTTGATGAATTAATTTCTTGGATAGAAAATATGACACATGATGAACTGTTCAAACCAGGTGAGCGTAAGTGGGCTACAACGAAAGCCATGTGGCCAGTCGCAAAGTGGATCAGAATTAACGCTGTGTCACCATTCAATAACTATAGTAGACAAGTTAGAAAATGGAAGAACTTTAATTTAAGAGATAAGAAAACTGTTAATTCATAA
- a CDS encoding SLC13 family permease produces the protein MAVLKRVFSDRVLWIAGAAAILTSIFISPPQLMDINWKTLASLLSMMIIIQIYDYLDFLKYYAAYMTHKAKTTRQMIFMLASLAFFGAMFLTNDVTILTLVPLFYQLSKHIKVNPIFPVIIIAMAANLGSMFTPFGNTHNLFLLTHFNLGIKQFFIMSTPITIVTFLAVFLATRFFPEDPIELTELPAVELNIPSLSLTVAVTIVIFLGIFSVIPMWGSLIAALLLVIFINPHILQSVDYSIVLIFMCFFIAVGNINREPAIVNNLQQFIQTRTSTYLTSIITSQFISNVPTTILVSKFSKYVHAIFLGTNIGGLGTVVGSLANLLAFKQYRFFFKKNPGKYLMYFTIINFTMLIIIGTIGYFLIDFGL, from the coding sequence ATGGCTGTATTAAAACGTGTATTTTCAGATAGGGTGCTTTGGATCGCTGGGGCAGCGGCGATTCTCACCTCAATCTTCATTAGTCCACCTCAATTGATGGACATTAATTGGAAGACACTTGCTTCACTGTTATCTATGATGATTATAATCCAAATCTATGACTATTTGGACTTTCTAAAGTATTACGCCGCGTATATGACGCATAAAGCGAAAACTACACGACAAATGATATTTATGTTAGCCTCACTAGCTTTTTTTGGAGCTATGTTCTTAACTAATGATGTTACAATTTTAACCTTAGTTCCACTGTTTTACCAACTTTCCAAACATATTAAGGTAAATCCAATCTTTCCAGTCATTATAATTGCGATGGCTGCTAATCTTGGAAGTATGTTTACTCCATTTGGAAATACCCACAATTTATTCCTATTGACACACTTTAACCTAGGTATTAAACAATTCTTTATTATGTCTACTCCGATAACGATTGTTACATTTTTGGCGGTTTTTCTAGCAACTCGTTTTTTTCCAGAGGATCCAATCGAGCTAACTGAATTACCTGCTGTTGAATTAAACATACCTAGTTTATCATTAACTGTGGCTGTCACAATTGTTATTTTCCTAGGAATTTTTTCTGTGATTCCAATGTGGGGCTCATTGATTGCTGCTTTATTATTGGTAATTTTTATTAATCCACATATTTTACAATCAGTTGACTATTCAATCGTACTTATTTTTATGTGCTTTTTCATTGCCGTTGGTAATATCAATCGTGAACCAGCAATTGTTAACAATTTGCAACAATTTATTCAAACAAGAACTAGCACTTACTTAACTTCAATAATCACTAGTCAATTCATTAGTAATGTTCCAACAACAATTTTGGTTTCCAAATTCTCAAAATATGTTCACGCCATTTTTTTAGGTACGAATATTGGTGGATTAGGAACGGTCGTTGGTTCTTTAGCTAACTTGTTGGCATTTAAACAATATCGATTTTTCTTTAAGAAAAATCCAGGAAAATATCTCATGTATTTCACAATTATAAACTTTACAATGTTAATTATAATTGGAACAATTGGTTATTTCCTAATAGATTTCGGTTTGTAA
- a CDS encoding DUF6095 family protein: MQIILSILLFIVGIAVMAISFKAKRELIYYLLLIIGLILFFVGIHVIFPK; this comes from the coding sequence ATGCAAATAATTTTATCAATTTTACTATTTATTGTAGGAATTGCTGTCATGGCAATTTCTTTCAAGGCAAAAAGGGAACTAATCTATTACTTACTCTTAATTATTGGTTTAATTTTATTTTTCGTAGGTATACATGTAATCTTTCCTAAGTAA
- a CDS encoding Dyp-type peroxidase: MTIDIKKAQDVYKDAGESVIFTTLMLKRQDLKTEKDAIAEFSDMSNSIINSMRIRDPEAQAHIAWGFGSDAWDHLFPDAPKPKELENFKEIKGPKYTAVSTPGDIFIHVRSKKMAVCYELMDQFMGILRPITTVEDETHGFRYIEGRAIIGFIDGTENPAGIDSMDYTLIDNKEDPEFENGSYAFAQKYIHNMEAWKKLKTEDQEKAIGRHKFSDRELPDEEKLPNAHNVASKDEEGGVEHKIVRMNVPFSDPAKDITGTYFIGYSKDFAITNRMLTNMFTKSDRLLDFSTPITGNLFFIPSKTTLEKIADGDY; encoded by the coding sequence ATGACAATCGATATTAAAAAAGCTCAAGACGTTTATAAAGATGCCGGCGAAAGTGTCATCTTTACTACTTTAATGTTGAAACGCCAAGATTTAAAGACGGAAAAAGATGCAATCGCTGAATTTTCTGACATGTCTAACTCAATTATCAATAGTATGAGAATCCGTGATCCTGAGGCTCAAGCACATATTGCGTGGGGATTTGGATCAGATGCTTGGGATCATCTCTTTCCCGACGCTCCAAAACCAAAAGAATTAGAAAATTTCAAAGAGATCAAGGGACCTAAATACACTGCTGTTTCAACACCAGGTGATATTTTTATCCATGTTCGTTCTAAGAAAATGGCAGTTTGCTACGAATTAATGGATCAATTCATGGGTATTCTACGACCAATCACTACTGTTGAAGATGAAACTCACGGTTTCAGATACATTGAAGGTCGTGCCATTATTGGTTTCATCGACGGAACCGAGAACCCGGCCGGAATTGATTCTATGGACTATACCTTGATTGATAACAAAGAAGATCCTGAATTTGAAAATGGTTCCTATGCATTTGCTCAAAAATACATTCATAATATGGAAGCTTGGAAAAAATTAAAGACTGAAGATCAGGAAAAAGCTATCGGTCGTCATAAATTTTCCGATCGTGAATTACCTGATGAAGAAAAACTTCCCAATGCTCACAATGTTGCCTCAAAAGATGAGGAAGGTGGAGTTGAACACAAAATTGTCAGAATGAATGTCCCATTCTCCGATCCGGCTAAGGATATTACAGGGACCTACTTTATCGGCTACTCAAAGGATTTTGCTATTACTAATCGTATGTTGACTAATATGTTCACTAAGAGTGATCGCTTACTTGATTTTAGTACCCCTATTACTGGTAATTTGTTCTTTATTCCATCAAAAACTACTCTTGAGAAGATTGCTGATGGGGATTATTAA
- a CDS encoding choloylglycine hydrolase family protein gives MCTSLSLEALDGSKFLARTMDFAFELNGRPTFLPEQYQWISSYDKKAYVADYAIVGTGAKYGNNYMVADGFNEYGLSAAELYFANAAKYEKKPVEGEINLVAEEFILWALGNNKSIEDLKENLKKVHLIESDRGVMQANQPLHWIFSDATGATYILEPEGNGLTLQEDKVGVLTNTPDYNWHKTNLANYLGAQTTNFGAKKFGNQEVIPLGQNGTFRLPGGYTAVDRFVRTAFIREVTETPKDNQQAVNTILHMLDSVTIPKGVNIKGNGEASYTQYQTVLDLTNLVMYFVPYDNRTVYSVKMTNDLIKNQKEPKEFPVKMEQDFQTLN, from the coding sequence ATGTGTACGAGTCTTAGTCTAGAAGCCTTAGATGGTTCAAAATTTTTAGCCAGAACAATGGATTTCGCCTTTGAATTGAATGGTCGTCCAACATTTTTGCCAGAACAATATCAATGGATTTCTTCATATGATAAGAAAGCCTATGTTGCTGATTATGCTATCGTGGGAACTGGTGCCAAGTATGGCAATAACTATATGGTCGCTGATGGATTCAATGAATACGGATTGTCAGCCGCTGAATTGTACTTTGCCAATGCCGCAAAGTATGAGAAAAAGCCAGTTGAAGGGGAAATTAATTTAGTTGCTGAAGAATTTATCCTCTGGGCCTTAGGAAATAATAAATCTATTGAAGATTTGAAAGAGAATCTCAAAAAAGTACATCTGATCGAATCAGATCGTGGTGTAATGCAAGCCAATCAACCATTGCATTGGATTTTCAGTGATGCAACAGGAGCTACCTATATTCTTGAACCAGAAGGTAATGGATTGACCTTACAAGAAGATAAAGTGGGCGTTTTGACTAATACTCCTGATTACAATTGGCATAAGACTAATTTGGCTAATTATTTGGGTGCTCAGACAACCAATTTTGGTGCGAAAAAATTTGGTAATCAAGAAGTTATTCCATTAGGCCAAAATGGAACCTTTAGACTCCCAGGTGGATACACAGCAGTTGATCGCTTCGTCAGAACAGCCTTCATACGTGAAGTGACCGAGACCCCTAAAGATAATCAACAAGCCGTTAACACAATTTTGCATATGCTTGATAGTGTAACCATCCCCAAGGGTGTCAACATCAAAGGCAACGGAGAAGCCAGTTACACACAATATCAGACCGTGCTTGATTTGACTAATCTCGTAATGTATTTTGTGCCATATGACAATAGAACAGTTTATTCAGTCAAAATGACAAATGATTTAATCAAGAATCAAAAAGAACCTAAAGAATTTCCAGTTAAAATGGAACAAGATTTTCAGACCTTGAACTAA
- a CDS encoding GntR family transcriptional regulator: MADLVYQKIVTSLKKAINAGEFSDMRLPDERSLAESYSVSRSSVKRALGLMADQGIIFKKRGSGTFVNPLYLKQDSYFNYSGKNLGITDSFQANGQRPGIKVLKFDVVHPNKDLQDNLFLKPTEFVYSFKRLRLLDDVPFMIETGYIPIKLAPELSEQIASESIFNYVESELGKEVNKTYLTISAEPSDEEGKNLLHLKPIEPVGIMEGIFFLDDGTPFEFSTMKLHYKYFKYNSFVDANK, from the coding sequence ATGGCTGATTTAGTTTATCAAAAAATAGTGACATCTTTAAAAAAAGCAATTAATGCAGGAGAATTTTCAGACATGCGTTTACCCGATGAAAGGTCGCTTGCGGAAAGCTACAGTGTCAGTCGAAGCTCTGTTAAGCGTGCTTTAGGATTGATGGCAGACCAGGGCATAATTTTTAAAAAAAGAGGTTCAGGAACATTCGTCAATCCTTTGTATTTAAAACAGGATTCTTATTTTAATTACAGTGGTAAGAATTTGGGAATTACTGATAGTTTTCAAGCTAATGGACAAAGACCGGGAATCAAAGTCTTGAAATTCGATGTCGTACATCCCAACAAAGATCTTCAGGACAATTTATTTTTGAAACCAACCGAATTTGTTTATTCATTCAAGCGTCTGCGTTTATTGGACGATGTTCCTTTTATGATTGAGACAGGTTATATTCCGATAAAATTGGCTCCAGAATTGTCTGAGCAAATTGCTTCCGAATCTATCTTTAATTATGTAGAGTCTGAGTTAGGAAAAGAAGTCAATAAAACTTATCTGACAATTTCCGCTGAACCATCTGACGAAGAGGGCAAAAACTTGCTGCATCTTAAGCCAATCGAACCGGTTGGTATCATGGAAGGTATTTTCTTCTTGGACGATGGAACTCCGTTTGAGTTCTCAACCATGAAGCTTCACTATAAGTATTTCAAATATAATTCATTTGTGGATGCTAATAAGTAA